AGCCTTTGGCGCGGAGTTTCCCAACGCTCAGGTTGTCGATGGCTGAAAAAAGGCCGATACGACGACATCCTGTCTTTATAAGGTGTTCTACGGCATAGACGGCCGAGTCAAAATCATCAACGATGACCTTGTCGCAATCGACCTGTTCGGCAATACGGTCGAACATCACGATGGGCGTACCGTCGTTGATGACGTCTATGAAATGCTGGAATTCATTTTGCTTCTGTGCTTCTTCCGAAACTGAAAGAATGAAACCGTCGGCCGTGCCGTTGCTCAGCATGTCGAGCGCGTGCAGTTCCTTTTCAAGCGATTCGTTCGAAATACACGTAATGAGATTATAGCCTTTCTCATCCGCCTTCATCTCAATGCCTTTGAAGACCTTGGCGAAAAACGGGTTGAGGATGTTCGGGATGATGACCCCGATGGTTTTGGTCTTGCGGTTCTTAAGGTTAAGACCGATGACATTGGGTTTGTAGTTCTTCAGTTTCGCGAATTCCTGGATCCGGATCTTGGTGGGTTCACTGATCTCCGGGCTGTCGTTCAGCGCCTTGGACACGGTAGATACCGACACGTGCAATTCCTTGGCAATCTGCTTGAGCGTGGCTTTCGATTTCATGGGTGGCGTCTTTAAGAATCAAACAAATATAGGTAATTGTGTAGGATTAAATCCGGCGGCGTAAATCAAACGCTACAAAATTTAAACGAAAACGGTAAAGAATCGGGCAAAACGAAACCAACGGCGTACCCTTACGAATAGATAACGGCATCTGAATGGTTTTGGTTATGGGAAGAGACGGAATGTATTTTCACGAAAACCGGTGTTCGGAAGACCCTTTGGGAAGGCTGATTTCCAACGGAAAAGAATTTTTGGACGCCATTTGTATTTATAGATATTAATCGTACTTTTGCAACCCCTTTTATTGGGGATGGAATGTTTAATTTAAATAAAGTATTGTGAACACACTAAGTTACAAGACGATTTCAGCCAACAAGGCCACAGTCACCAAGGAGTGGGTTGTGGTAGACGCTGAAGGTCATAACTTGGGGCGTCTCGCGTCGAAGGTGGCGATGATCCTTCGTGGCAAGAACAAACCGAGCTATACCCCTCACGTCGACTGTGGTGATAACGTGATCGTGATCAACGCAGAAAAAATTAACCTTACAGGCAACAAGCTGGAAGACAAGACGTATGTACGTCACACCGGCTATCCTGGAGGACAACGTGTCCTTTCCGCCAAAGTAGTACAGCAGAAAAACCCTGCTATGCTGGTAGAGAAGGCCGTAAAAGGAATGCTCCCGAAGAACAAACTCGGCGCTGAGCTTTTCCGCAACCTGAATGTAGTAGTAGGTCCTGAGCACAAACACGGTGCACAGAAGCCTAGAACCGTTAACCTTAACGACCTGAAGTAATGGCAGTAATCCACAAAATCGGAAGAAGAAAAACAGCTGTTGCCCGTGTATATGTTTCTGAGGGATCAGGAAAAATCACGATCAACAAGAAAGAATTCGCTACCTATTTCCCTACGGCTACGCTTCAGTATAAAGTGATGCAGCCGTTGGCAATGACCGACAATGCCGCAAACTTCGATGTGAAGGTAAACGTGTACGGCGGTGGCACCAACGGGCAGGCGGAAGCCATCCGTATGGCGATCTCCCGCGCGATGTGCGAAGTAGGTGAAGGCAACAGGGCGATCCTGAAACCGGAAGGCCTCCTGA
This genomic interval from Flavobacterium sp. HJ-32-4 contains the following:
- a CDS encoding LacI family DNA-binding transcriptional regulator, with the translated sequence MKSKATLKQIAKELHVSVSTVSKALNDSPEISEPTKIRIQEFAKLKNYKPNVIGLNLKNRKTKTIGVIIPNILNPFFAKVFKGIEMKADEKGYNLITCISNESLEKELHALDMLSNGTADGFILSVSEEAQKQNEFQHFIDVINDGTPIVMFDRIAEQVDCDKVIVDDFDSAVYAVEHLIKTGCRRIGLFSAIDNLSVGKLRAKGYRQALQAHGIEVDENLVVLCESEDDFNTRAQHLFDTQTIDGVFGLDEHASTMALKIAIKKGIRIPDDLQAIGFADGVWSRRMTPSLSTVSQHGPEIGAAAAELLINRLESKEEHLPSQTKVVKTELRQRDSTKKVS
- the rplM gene encoding 50S ribosomal protein L13; translated protein: MNTLSYKTISANKATVTKEWVVVDAEGHNLGRLASKVAMILRGKNKPSYTPHVDCGDNVIVINAEKINLTGNKLEDKTYVRHTGYPGGQRVLSAKVVQQKNPAMLVEKAVKGMLPKNKLGAELFRNLNVVVGPEHKHGAQKPRTVNLNDLK
- the rpsI gene encoding 30S ribosomal protein S9, with the translated sequence MAVIHKIGRRKTAVARVYVSEGSGKITINKKEFATYFPTATLQYKVMQPLAMTDNAANFDVKVNVYGGGTNGQAEAIRMAISRAMCEVGEGNRAILKPEGLLTRDPRMVERKKFGQKKARKRFQFSKR